A single window of Synechococcus sp. CBW1004 DNA harbors:
- the glnT gene encoding type III glutamate--ammonia ligase: MSGPTTLSGPGADLHARGVRYALASFVDLHGVCKAKAVPLDHLGAMLTGSELFTGAALDGVPQDVSDDEVAAVPDPASAMVLPWRPDTVWFASDLQLAGRPFEACSRTILRRATEQAAAMGLRFNLGVETEFFVLRRAADGGLQPASASDRLDKPCYDLRGLLDNLGWLDELVQAMNALGWGVYSFDHEDGNGQFETDFGYAEALVTADRVTFFRLMAREIARRHGLIASFMPKPFADRTGSGAHFNMSLADLGSGENLFTPDDGQPGWVSELGRQFIAGILRHAPAICAVIAPTVNSYKRLVVQGSMSGFTWAPVFICFGNNNRTNMLRIPGAGSRVECRAADSACNPYLAAAMLLAAGLEGIREGLDPGDPNLVNAYRLSPEECSARGLHALPRTLGEAIEAFAADPLSRRVFGDAMADAYIAFKRDEWSSYHGAVSAWETDRYLELF, from the coding sequence ATGAGTGGCCCAACCACCCTGAGCGGCCCCGGGGCCGACCTTCACGCTCGGGGCGTGCGCTATGCTCTGGCGAGTTTCGTCGACCTGCACGGCGTCTGCAAGGCCAAGGCCGTGCCGCTCGACCATCTCGGCGCGATGCTCACGGGTTCGGAGCTGTTCACCGGCGCCGCCCTCGATGGCGTTCCCCAGGACGTCAGCGACGACGAGGTGGCCGCGGTGCCGGATCCCGCTTCGGCCATGGTGCTGCCCTGGCGGCCAGACACGGTGTGGTTCGCCAGTGATCTGCAGCTGGCGGGTCGCCCCTTCGAGGCCTGCAGCCGCACCATTCTCCGTCGCGCGACTGAGCAGGCGGCGGCCATGGGCCTGCGCTTCAACCTCGGCGTTGAAACCGAGTTCTTCGTGTTGCGCCGCGCTGCCGACGGTGGGCTGCAGCCGGCCAGTGCTTCCGATCGGCTCGACAAACCCTGCTACGACCTGCGCGGTCTGCTCGACAACCTGGGCTGGCTCGACGAGCTGGTGCAGGCGATGAACGCCCTGGGCTGGGGCGTCTATTCCTTTGATCACGAGGATGGCAACGGTCAGTTCGAGACCGATTTCGGCTATGCCGAGGCCTTGGTGACGGCCGACCGGGTCACCTTCTTCCGGTTAATGGCGCGGGAGATCGCCCGCCGCCATGGTCTGATCGCCAGCTTCATGCCCAAGCCGTTCGCCGATCGCACCGGCAGCGGCGCTCACTTCAACATGTCGCTGGCGGATCTGGGCAGCGGCGAAAATCTGTTCACCCCCGACGACGGTCAGCCGGGCTGGGTGAGTGAGCTGGGCCGTCAGTTCATCGCTGGCATCCTGCGCCATGCCCCCGCGATCTGCGCCGTGATCGCCCCCACGGTCAACAGCTACAAGCGGCTGGTGGTGCAGGGAAGCATGAGCGGCTTCACCTGGGCGCCGGTGTTCATCTGCTTCGGCAACAACAACCGCACCAACATGCTGCGCATTCCCGGTGCCGGCAGCCGCGTGGAATGCCGCGCCGCCGACAGCGCCTGCAACCCCTACCTGGCGGCAGCGATGTTGCTGGCCGCCGGTCTGGAAGGCATACGGGAAGGGCTCGATCCCGGCGATCCCAACCTGGTGAACGCCTACCGCCTCAGCCCGGAGGAGTGCAGCGCCCGCGGCCTGCACGCCCTACCGCGCACCCTCGGCGAAGCGATCGAGGCCTTCGCCGCTGATCCGCTCTCCCGGCGGGTGTTCGGCGATGCCATGGCTGATGCCTACATCGCCTTCAAGCGCGATGAGTGGAGCAGCTACCACGGCGCCGTCTCCGCCTGGGAGACGGATCGCTACCTCGAGCTGTTCTGA
- a CDS encoding DUF4926 domain-containing protein: MFALHQTVALTQDIPESGLQSGDLGAVVAILDPEHCEVEFVAASGRAQALLMLPIADLRAIGDQDLIAVRSLAAARP, translated from the coding sequence ATGTTTGCATTGCATCAGACCGTTGCTCTCACGCAGGACATTCCCGAGTCAGGGCTTCAGTCGGGCGATCTTGGTGCTGTTGTCGCCATTCTCGATCCTGAGCACTGCGAGGTGGAATTCGTCGCCGCATCGGGTCGTGCACAGGCTCTGTTGATGCTTCCAATTGCCGATCTTCGGGCGATTGGTGATCAGGACTTGATCGCTGTGCGTTCTTTGGCGGCTGCAAGGCCTTGA
- a CDS encoding HNH endonuclease, producing MELSDSERDELLQLCRLRLDAFRAQRGEEVFAHRSRHRSPISGSIKYRVLTRARGRCECCGARAVAQQTPHQRALELDHIIPNNQGGSDAISNLQALCFRCNAGKRDTVVGQRKQPNRFPRDPGELPPTAGWLYRLRAGGRRKGAAGERMGSCASPP from the coding sequence GTGGAGTTGAGCGACAGCGAGCGCGATGAGCTACTGCAACTGTGTCGCCTGCGGTTGGATGCCTTCCGGGCCCAGCGCGGCGAGGAGGTGTTTGCGCACCGCAGCCGCCATCGCAGCCCGATCAGCGGCTCGATCAAGTACCGGGTGCTCACACGGGCCCGGGGCCGTTGCGAGTGCTGTGGAGCCAGGGCTGTTGCTCAGCAAACCCCGCACCAGCGGGCCCTGGAGCTGGACCACATCATCCCCAACAATCAGGGCGGCTCGGATGCCATCAGCAACCTGCAGGCGCTCTGCTTCCGCTGCAATGCCGGCAAGCGCGACACGGTTGTAGGCCAACGCAAACAGCCGAACCGATTTCCGCGGGATCCAGGAGAGCTACCGCCAACGGCAGGATGGCTGTATCGCCTTCGCGCTGGAGGGAGGCGGAAGGGTGCTGCTGGAGAACGCATGGGTAGCTGTGCATCGCCCCCTTAA
- a CDS encoding PIN domain-containing protein — protein sequence MSLLVDTSVWSLAFRRDGQPGVPEVGALRGALLGAEQVFTTGLVLQEVLQGFAGPRNRDQLVERLSVLAFLQPDKLDHIAAADLRNVCRRRGVQIGTIDALIIQLCQRYDLTLLTTDQDFHAASQHVDVRLWTQS from the coding sequence GTGAGCCTGCTGGTCGACACGTCGGTCTGGTCTCTGGCTTTCCGCCGTGATGGCCAGCCGGGTGTGCCCGAGGTGGGCGCACTCCGCGGCGCTCTCCTGGGCGCCGAGCAGGTCTTCACCACTGGATTGGTGCTTCAGGAAGTGTTGCAGGGTTTTGCAGGCCCCAGGAACCGAGACCAGCTCGTGGAGCGCCTCTCCGTGCTCGCATTTCTTCAGCCCGACAAACTGGACCACATCGCAGCCGCCGACCTCCGCAATGTCTGTCGCCGCCGGGGTGTCCAGATCGGCACGATTGATGCCCTGATTATTCAGCTCTGTCAGCGCTACGACCTGACGCTGCTGACAACCGATCAAGACTTCCATGCGGCCTCTCAGCATGTGGATGTCCGGCTATGGACCCAATCGTGA
- a CDS encoding HigA family addiction module antitoxin has protein sequence MSTDLLLVHPGEVLLAEFLRPMGISQYRLALAIGVPESRINAIVKGRRTISADTDLRLCRFFSLSEGFWLRMQASHDLKLAKQALGGVLPSIEPFQSD, from the coding sequence ATGTCCACTGACTTGCTGCTGGTCCATCCTGGCGAAGTGTTGCTGGCGGAGTTCCTCAGGCCAATGGGGATCAGTCAGTACCGGCTCGCGCTGGCAATCGGCGTACCGGAGAGCCGCATCAACGCGATCGTCAAGGGGCGCAGGACAATCAGTGCCGACACCGATCTGCGCCTGTGCCGTTTCTTCAGCCTCAGCGAAGGCTTCTGGCTGAGGATGCAGGCCAGCCATGATCTGAAGCTGGCCAAGCAGGCTCTGGGCGGCGTGCTGCCATCCATCGAGCCGTTCCAGAGCGACTGA
- a CDS encoding ABC transporter substrate-binding protein — protein sequence MTHRSSRRRRLLSTLLACGFVSAGLAACTKPSTQAPVRVGYSAWPGWIPLKVTEERGLFTKAGVPVSLQWFDGYLDSINALNAGQLDCNSQTLGDTISSVAGGAELQVVLTNDYSTGNDQIIAAPGIKTVADLKGKKVAAEEGTVDHYLLLLGMKKAGLSAKDITFVPLETGAAAAAFAAGKVDAVGVFAPFTTQSLKRPGSTTLFSSKDFPGAISDHLVCRKEFVASNPEAVQKLVNAWFDTLRTIKAEPGPSLAIMAQRAGVSEEDYKAYDAGTTILTLEENRQAFKPGSTMQSLPFAAREIGTFLQEVGLAKTAPPLEGLLQPQFVDAVK from the coding sequence ATGACCCACCGTTCGTCTCGCCGCCGCCGTCTGCTGAGCACCCTGCTGGCCTGCGGCTTCGTCAGCGCCGGCCTCGCGGCCTGCACCAAGCCCAGCACTCAGGCGCCTGTGCGCGTCGGCTACAGCGCCTGGCCCGGTTGGATTCCCCTCAAGGTGACCGAAGAGAGGGGCCTGTTCACCAAGGCCGGTGTGCCGGTGAGCCTGCAGTGGTTTGACGGTTACCTGGATTCGATCAATGCCCTCAACGCCGGCCAGCTCGACTGCAACAGCCAGACCCTCGGCGACACGATCAGCTCGGTTGCCGGCGGTGCGGAACTGCAGGTGGTGCTCACCAACGACTACTCCACCGGCAACGATCAGATCATCGCGGCGCCCGGCATCAAGACCGTGGCGGATCTCAAGGGCAAGAAGGTAGCCGCCGAAGAGGGAACGGTGGATCACTACCTGCTGCTGCTCGGCATGAAGAAGGCCGGCCTGAGCGCCAAGGACATCACCTTCGTGCCGCTGGAAACCGGTGCCGCCGCCGCCGCCTTCGCCGCCGGCAAGGTGGATGCGGTGGGAGTGTTCGCGCCGTTCACCACCCAGTCCCTCAAGCGTCCTGGCAGCACCACCCTGTTCAGCTCCAAGGACTTCCCGGGTGCCATCAGCGACCATCTGGTGTGCCGCAAGGAGTTCGTCGCCAGCAACCCCGAGGCGGTTCAGAAGCTGGTGAATGCCTGGTTCGACACCCTGCGCACGATCAAGGCGGAGCCCGGGCCGAGCCTGGCGATCATGGCCCAGCGTGCCGGGGTCAGCGAGGAGGACTACAAGGCCTATGACGCCGGCACGACGATCCTGACCCTGGAGGAGAACAGGCAGGCCTTCAAGCCGGGCAGCACGATGCAGTCGCTGCCGTTCGCCGCCCGGGAGATCGGCACGTTCCTGCAGGAGGTGGGTCTGGCCAAGACCGCTCCACCGCTGGAGGGTCTGCTGCAGCCGCAGTTCGTTGACGCGGTGAAGTGA
- the hypB gene encoding hydrogenase nickel incorporation protein HypB, translating into MHMPLQDTLGLNLLAANDHQAEHNREHFDAWRLLCLNVMSSPGAGKTSLLEQTLTALSVDLSMAVLEGDMTTQLDAERLEAVGVPVVAITTGRACHLDASMVSGGLKSLRQRLDPASLDLLWVENVGNLVCPAEFAVGEHRKVALLSVTEGDDKPLKYPVMFREADCVLITKTDLLPHLPVEIERIEAHIRQVNPRCTVLRVSACSGEGLEAWHGWVRQQVREQLARTAPGGQPALVSV; encoded by the coding sequence ATGCACATGCCCCTGCAAGACACGCTCGGCCTGAACCTGCTGGCCGCCAATGACCACCAGGCCGAGCACAACCGCGAGCATTTCGATGCCTGGCGGCTGCTCTGCCTGAACGTGATGAGCAGCCCCGGCGCCGGCAAGACCTCCCTGCTCGAGCAGACGCTCACCGCTCTCTCCGTCGATCTCTCGATGGCGGTGCTGGAGGGCGACATGACCACCCAGCTCGATGCCGAGCGCCTGGAGGCGGTGGGGGTCCCGGTGGTGGCGATCACCACCGGGCGGGCCTGTCACCTCGATGCATCGATGGTGAGCGGTGGCCTCAAGTCGCTGCGCCAGCGCCTCGATCCGGCCTCCCTCGATCTGCTGTGGGTGGAGAACGTGGGCAATCTCGTCTGCCCGGCGGAGTTCGCTGTGGGTGAACATCGCAAGGTGGCCCTGCTCAGCGTCACCGAGGGCGACGACAAGCCGCTCAAGTACCCGGTGATGTTCCGCGAGGCGGACTGTGTGCTGATCACCAAGACCGACCTGCTGCCACATCTGCCGGTCGAGATCGAGAGGATCGAGGCCCACATCCGTCAGGTGAACCCCCGCTGCACGGTCCTGCGCGTGTCGGCCTGCAGTGGTGAGGGGCTTGAGGCCTGGCACGGCTGGGTGCGTCAGCAGGTGCGCGAGCAACTCGCCCGCACCGCCCCTGGGGGCCAGCCGGCCCTGGTGAGCGTATGA
- a CDS encoding DUF6883 domain-containing protein, whose protein sequence is MLPHAEHAVVEQAKICDYLLSGVHPVGRFKARVFLALGYSSEGWSRLRDDLLHHGRTGMVRRIESNTYGMKVVISAKLKGPNGTSRRFCTVWLIPCFSIQPRLITAYPE, encoded by the coding sequence ATGCTTCCCCATGCAGAACACGCGGTCGTTGAGCAGGCCAAGATCTGCGACTACCTGCTCTCGGGCGTGCATCCAGTCGGCCGTTTCAAGGCCAGGGTGTTCCTCGCCCTCGGCTACTCCAGCGAAGGCTGGTCAAGGCTTCGAGACGACCTGCTGCACCATGGGCGCACCGGAATGGTTCGGCGCATCGAGAGCAACACCTACGGCATGAAAGTGGTAATCAGTGCTAAGTTGAAAGGCCCCAACGGAACTTCAAGGCGGTTCTGCACCGTCTGGCTGATTCCCTGCTTTTCCATTCAGCCCAGGCTCATCACCGCGTATCCGGAGTAA
- a CDS encoding hydrogenase maturation nickel metallochaperone HypA, whose protein sequence is MHEVDMTRCLLLSMQEWSQQHAPRQPSVQRVHLQVGTFTCVEPDQLVFTWRAAVKGSWLDGSELSIESIPLVGRCLCCNSTYAPRVDHGYRSPCCDHPMEEIVSGRELKIRSVDYSLSEPRLTPQSVEI, encoded by the coding sequence ATGCATGAAGTCGACATGACCAGGTGCCTGCTGCTCTCGATGCAGGAGTGGAGCCAGCAACACGCACCCAGGCAACCTTCCGTTCAACGGGTGCATCTGCAGGTGGGCACGTTCACCTGCGTGGAGCCCGATCAGCTGGTGTTCACCTGGCGCGCCGCCGTGAAGGGCAGCTGGCTTGATGGGTCCGAGCTGTCCATCGAATCGATCCCGCTCGTGGGTCGCTGTCTGTGCTGCAACAGCACCTATGCCCCCCGGGTCGACCATGGCTATCGCTCACCCTGCTGCGATCACCCGATGGAGGAGATCGTCAGCGGCCGTGAGTTGAAGATCCGCAGCGTGGATTACAGCCTCAGCGAACCCCGCCTCACCCCTCAGTCCGTGGAGATCTGA
- a CDS encoding ABC transporter ATP-binding protein, translating into MDLQVDHVSKRFGTGAGAKLVLDRISFDLHSGEFLALVGSSGSGKSTLMRLIAGLDRPSAGVITIDGAPVQGPGSDRGMVFQKYSLYPWLTAAQNVAFGMELQGRGRDEIRERTSYFLEVVGLADSARRLPRELSGGMQQRVAIARALAAEPKVLLLDEPFGALDIQIRESMQEFLHQLWKQTGLTALLITHDLEEALLLAGRVHILAPSPGRIVRTVDVDLDRSDMAHLRLTPPFLELREELARGLRCLEPALSA; encoded by the coding sequence ATGGATCTTCAGGTTGACCATGTCAGCAAGCGCTTCGGCACCGGTGCGGGCGCGAAGCTGGTCCTCGATCGCATCAGTTTCGATCTGCACTCCGGTGAATTTCTTGCCCTGGTGGGCAGCTCCGGGTCAGGGAAATCGACGTTGATGCGCCTGATCGCCGGGCTGGATCGTCCCAGCGCCGGGGTGATCACGATCGATGGTGCCCCGGTGCAGGGCCCCGGCTCCGATCGGGGCATGGTTTTCCAGAAGTACAGCCTCTATCCGTGGCTCACGGCGGCTCAGAACGTGGCCTTCGGCATGGAGCTGCAGGGGCGCGGCCGCGACGAGATCCGCGAGCGCACCAGCTATTTCCTGGAGGTGGTGGGTCTGGCGGATTCCGCCCGCCGGCTGCCGCGCGAGCTCTCGGGCGGCATGCAGCAGCGGGTGGCCATCGCCCGCGCCCTGGCAGCCGAACCGAAGGTGCTGCTGCTGGATGAGCCCTTCGGCGCTCTCGACATCCAGATCCGCGAATCGATGCAGGAGTTTCTGCACCAGCTCTGGAAGCAGACCGGCCTGACGGCCCTGCTGATCACCCACGATCTTGAGGAGGCGCTGCTGCTGGCCGGCCGGGTGCACATCCTGGCTCCCTCCCCGGGCCGGATCGTGCGCACGGTGGATGTTGACCTCGATCGCAGCGACATGGCCCATCTGCGGCTGACGCCGCCGTTCCTTGAGCTTCGCGAAGAGCTGGCCCGGGGGCT
- a CDS encoding HIT family protein translates to MAASSARWREAKGCCWKTHSKLYIADAYPVSVGHSLVIPRRHVADGMELHQPEWNAVVELLRQRREMLSARDAAINGWNVGLNSGVAAGQTVFHAHWHLIPRREGDCKQPRGGVRGVIAGRQGY, encoded by the coding sequence ATGGCTGCATCTTCTGCGCGCTGGAGGGAGGCGAAAGGGTGCTGCTGGAAAACGCATTCGAAGCTCTACATCGCCGATGCCTACCCGGTGAGCGTGGGCCACAGCCTGGTGATTCCGCGGAGGCATGTAGCCGATGGAATGGAGCTGCACCAGCCGGAGTGGAACGCGGTGGTGGAGCTGCTCAGGCAGCGGCGGGAGATGCTCAGTGCCCGAGACGCCGCGATCAACGGCTGGAATGTGGGGTTGAACTCAGGAGTGGCGGCGGGGCAGACGGTGTTTCATGCACATTGGCATCTGATACCGAGGCGGGAGGGGGATTGCAAGCAGCCTCGGGGTGGGGTGCGGGGGGTGATTGCTGGCAGGCAGGGGTATTGA
- the speB gene encoding agmatinase: protein MTNDSGASGPFERLHPSEGMRALEKERALPLTGWQQEVDQAHRYGLEAAASIVDRRISTFSRGELPHFAGINTFMKAPYIEDVNRVGEFDVAIVGVPHDSGTTYRPGTRFGPQGIRRISALYTPYNYEMGVDLREQITLCDVGDIFTIPANNEKSFDQISKGIAHIFASGAFPIILGGDHSIGFPTVRGVCRHLGDKKVGIIHFDRHVDTQEIDLDERMHTCPWFHATNMANAPAKNLVQLGIGGWQVPREGVKICRERGTNVLTVTDICDMGLEAAAQFAIERATDGTDCVYISFDIDCIDAGFVPGTGWPEPGGLLPREALKLLELIVRNVPVCGLEIVEVSPPYDISDMTSLMATRVICDTMAHLVVSGQLPRKGKPDWISDVCNMNVDQKWR from the coding sequence ATGACCAACGACTCCGGCGCCTCGGGTCCCTTCGAGCGGCTGCATCCCAGCGAGGGCATGCGGGCCCTGGAGAAGGAGCGGGCGCTGCCGCTCACCGGCTGGCAACAGGAGGTGGATCAGGCCCATCGCTACGGCCTGGAAGCCGCCGCCAGCATCGTCGATCGCCGCATCTCCACCTTCTCCCGCGGTGAGCTGCCCCACTTCGCGGGCATCAACACCTTTATGAAGGCGCCCTACATCGAGGATGTGAATCGTGTGGGCGAGTTCGACGTGGCGATCGTGGGCGTGCCGCATGATTCCGGCACCACCTATCGCCCCGGCACCCGCTTCGGTCCCCAGGGCATCCGCCGCATCTCGGCACTTTACACCCCCTACAACTACGAGATGGGTGTGGATCTGCGCGAGCAGATCACGCTCTGCGATGTCGGCGACATCTTCACGATTCCGGCCAACAACGAGAAGAGTTTCGATCAGATCTCCAAGGGCATCGCCCACATCTTCGCCAGCGGTGCCTTCCCGATCATCCTCGGGGGCGACCACTCGATCGGCTTCCCCACGGTGCGTGGTGTCTGTCGCCACCTGGGCGACAAGAAGGTCGGCATCATCCATTTCGATCGTCATGTCGACACCCAGGAGATCGACCTCGACGAGCGCATGCACACCTGCCCGTGGTTCCACGCCACGAACATGGCCAATGCCCCAGCAAAGAATCTGGTGCAGCTGGGTATCGGTGGTTGGCAGGTGCCGCGCGAGGGCGTGAAGATCTGCCGCGAACGCGGTACCAATGTGCTCACCGTCACGGATATCTGCGACATGGGGCTGGAGGCGGCAGCCCAGTTCGCGATCGAGCGTGCCACCGATGGCACCGACTGCGTCTACATCTCCTTCGACATCGACTGCATCGACGCCGGCTTCGTTCCGGGCACCGGCTGGCCAGAGCCCGGTGGCCTGCTGCCGCGCGAGGCCCTGAAACTGCTGGAGCTGATCGTGCGCAACGTGCCGGTCTGCGGTCTGGAGATTGTGGAGGTTTCACCGCCCTACGACATCAGCGACATGACCTCCCTGATGGCCACCCGCGTCATCTGCGACACCATGGCCCACCTGGTGGTGAGTGGTCAGCTGCCGCGCAAGGGCAAGCCGGATTGGATCAGCGACGTCTGCAACATGAACGTCGATCAGAAGTGGAGATGA
- a CDS encoding ABC transporter permease — protein MADRSWRHHPWLLGAAGVVAVLLLWSAITATGLVDKLFLPSPAAVWSAGRTQAEQGLLWRDFSASVGRVFGGFALSAVVALPLGIAMGSSVVICRLLEPLMGLIRYMPAPAFIPLLIIYFGLGELPKVLLIFIGTVFFNTLMIMDAVKFVPHELIETARTLGGRGLPILTSVVAPFIAPQVLDTYRINMASAWNLVIVAELVAASEGLGKRISLAQRFLRTDEIFVGLIVIGLIGLAIDLGFRFLMRRSCAWAN, from the coding sequence ATGGCTGATCGGTCGTGGCGACACCATCCATGGCTGCTCGGCGCCGCCGGTGTGGTGGCGGTGCTTCTTCTCTGGAGCGCCATCACCGCCACCGGCCTGGTGGACAAGCTGTTTTTGCCCAGTCCGGCGGCCGTCTGGTCAGCAGGCCGGACGCAGGCGGAGCAGGGCCTGCTATGGCGCGACTTCAGCGCCAGCGTCGGTCGCGTGTTCGGTGGCTTCGCCCTCTCCGCCGTGGTGGCCCTGCCACTGGGCATCGCCATGGGCAGCAGTGTGGTGATCTGCCGGCTGCTGGAGCCCCTGATGGGCCTGATCCGCTACATGCCGGCGCCCGCCTTCATCCCGCTGCTGATCATCTACTTCGGCCTTGGCGAGCTGCCGAAGGTGCTGCTGATCTTCATCGGCACCGTGTTCTTCAACACGCTGATGATCATGGACGCCGTCAAGTTCGTCCCCCACGAGCTGATCGAGACCGCCCGCACCCTCGGCGGCCGTGGTCTGCCGATCCTCACCAGCGTCGTGGCTCCTTTCATCGCGCCGCAGGTGCTCGATACCTACCGCATCAACATGGCCTCCGCCTGGAACCTGGTGATCGTGGCCGAGCTCGTGGCAGCCAGCGAAGGGCTGGGCAAGCGCATCAGCCTGGCCCAGCGCTTCCTGCGCACCGATGAGATCTTCGTGGGATTAATTGTGATCGGCCTGATCGGTCTGGCGATCGATCTGGGCTTCCGTTTCCTGATGCGGCGCAGCTGCGCCTGGGCCAACTGA
- a CDS encoding type II toxin-antitoxin system VapB family antitoxin produces MATNLALDQDLLDHAFRVSGEPTKKAAVTRALQEFIARREQRQVAELFGKLEWDPGYNYKAERERQR; encoded by the coding sequence ATGGCCACGAATCTCGCTCTCGATCAGGATCTGCTCGATCACGCCTTTCGTGTGAGCGGTGAGCCCACCAAGAAAGCTGCCGTCACCCGCGCGCTTCAGGAGTTCATCGCACGCCGGGAGCAGCGCCAGGTGGCGGAGCTCTTCGGCAAGCTTGAGTGGGACCCTGGCTACAACTACAAGGCGGAACGGGAGCGCCAGCGGTGA
- a CDS encoding type II toxin-antitoxin system RelE/ParE family toxin, translating to MPPGNRLEPLRGNRHGQHSIRINDQFRLCFVWTEAGPEEVEIVDVH from the coding sequence TTGCCACCAGGCAATCGCCTGGAGCCGCTCAGGGGGAACCGCCATGGCCAGCACAGCATCCGCATCAACGACCAGTTCCGGCTCTGCTTTGTCTGGACGGAAGCCGGGCCAGAGGAGGTCGAAATTGTTGATGTCCACTGA